The Phycisphaeraceae bacterium genome segment CGAACGCCGGGCGCATGGCCCGGCCAAGGTTGGCGTGATGGTAGACGATCTCTCCCCGCTGCGGCAAAGGGAATGCCAAGCGAGGGCTCGACTTGCGCGAAGATGGGCAACTCGCGGGTCGCTGCTCAGGCCGTGGCCGACCGGCTCACGAAACGACGCCGTTCGACCTCGACCCGGTCGTGCCGTACACATCCCACCAGGTGGTCGTTGACCATCCCGACCGCCTGCATGAAGGCGTACATGGTTGTCGGGCCAACGAAGGTCCATCCCGCCTGGCGCAGCGCCTTGCTCAGCGCCTTCGATTCAGGCGTGCTGGGCGGAATGGTCTCGCCAGTCCGGTGCGGCGGGCGGCGGTCCATCGGCGGCGCGAATGACCACAGACGCCGGGCGAGTGAACCCTCCCGTTCGATGATCTCAATCGCCCGTCTGGCGTTGTTGATCGTCGATTCAATCTTGCCGCGGTGGCGCACGATGCGACTGTCGTGCAGCAGGCGCGTCACGTCGCGTGACGACATGCGGGCGACGCGATGGGGATCGAACCCGTGAAAGACCTCGCGAAAGGCGGGACGTTTCCGCAGGATCGTGAGCCAAGACAGCCCCGCCTGAAACCCTTCCAGACAGAGCTTCTCGAACAGCCGGATGTCATCCGGCGCGTCCGGCAGGGTGGGTCGTCCCCACTCGTCATCGTGGTAGGCGACGTACAGGGGATCGGCGCCGCACCACCAGCAGCGATGTTCGCCGCGATCACTCCGGATGAGCCATCGGTTCGACGACATGTGGCGGATCGCCTCGGCCCAGGTCGGGCGCTGATCCAAGCGTCGGCACGGCCGACGACCAAAGAACGCAGGCCCCGGAGCCATCCGGGGCCCGCACAACGGCATGCCCTGTCTAGGACTCGAACCTAGGACCCGCTGATTAAGAGTCAGCTGCTCTACCAACTGAGCTAACAGGGCTTCGGCAGGGCCGAGAACGTGACTCTACCGCACCGGCGGGAGGGGTCAAGCAGTGCGGGGAGGCGAATCCGTCCATCGTCGTTCCGTCTTGACCGGAGGGAGCGTGTTCTCTACCCTTGCCGGTTCCCGTCTGAGCGGGAGAGAAGCCGGGTCCGGGGGTGCGGAGCCCGCCCCAAGTCGGCTGGCGTGTTCGGGCCTCGGGTTTCGTTCATCAGCCCCGGCGGCTTGCGAGGATTCTTCGATGCAACCAACCCACAGGACATCCCCCGGCCGCAAGCGACGCCGCCGGGCCCATCAGGCGCTTCGCGGCATCCACACGGTGGCGTGCCCCAACTGCGGCGCCGCCCGCACGCCTCACAGCGCCTGTCGCTCGTGCGGCTACGTGCGCCCCGGTCTCCAGGTGAAGGCCATCCAGGGCGAGTGAACCCATGCGGATCGGCCTCGACGTGATGGGCGGGGATTTCGCGCCGCAGGCCATCCTTGACGGCGTGCTGCTGGCCATTCCCTCACTGGCGCCGGAGGACGAGCTTCGCCTCTTCGGTGACGAGACCGTCATCCGCGCCCGGCTCCGCGAAGCGGGCATCGACGACCCCCGCCTGACCATCGTTCACACCACCGAGTCCATCGGCATGGATGAGCCGCCCGTCGAGGCGGTGCGCACCAAGAAGGACAGTTCGCTGGTGGTGATGGCGCAGCACGCCAGCCGCAAGCATGAGAACCCGCTGGACGGCATCATCTCCGCCGGCAACACCGGCGCGTGCGTGAGCGCGGCCCAGATGCACATGCGCCGTCTGCCCAACGTGCATCGTCCCGGCATCGCCGTGACCGTGCCCACGTTTTCCGGGCCCATCGTGCTCATCGACGTGGGGGCCAACATCGAGCCCAAGCCCCATCACCTGGCGCAGTACGGCGTGATGGGCGACATCTTCGCCCGGCGCGTGGTGGGCATCGACCAGCCGCGCGTGGCCATCATGAACGTGGGCAGCGAGGAGCAGAAGGGCACCACCGACATGCAGCAGGCCCGCGACCTGCTGCGCCGCGACGAGCGCGTCAACTTCATCGGCTACGTCGAGGGGCGCGAGGTCTTCGAGGGCGCCGCCGACGTGGTCATCACCGACGGCGTGGTGGGCAATGTCATGATCAAGC includes the following:
- the plsX gene encoding phosphate acyltransferase PlsX; this encodes MRIGLDVMGGDFAPQAILDGVLLAIPSLAPEDELRLFGDETVIRARLREAGIDDPRLTIVHTTESIGMDEPPVEAVRTKKDSSLVVMAQHASRKHENPLDGIISAGNTGACVSAAQMHMRRLPNVHRPGIAVTVPTFSGPIVLIDVGANIEPKPHHLAQYGVMGDIFARRVVGIDQPRVAIMNVGSEEQKGTTDMQQARDLLRRDERVNFIGYVEGREVFEGAADVVITDGVVGNVMIKLAEGLSAGIFKAIAREVAAVDPDLARRLGPIVKRIYEKHDYHEYGGAPLLGVNGVCLISHGSSVGRTIHAAVRTTKNIAATGVNEAIAERLGAMEAMIE
- the rpmF gene encoding 50S ribosomal protein L32 translates to MQPTHRTSPGRKRRRRAHQALRGIHTVACPNCGAARTPHSACRSCGYVRPGLQVKAIQGE
- a CDS encoding DNA-3-methyladenine glycosylase I encodes the protein MSSNRWLIRSDRGEHRCWWCGADPLYVAYHDDEWGRPTLPDAPDDIRLFEKLCLEGFQAGLSWLTILRKRPAFREVFHGFDPHRVARMSSRDVTRLLHDSRIVRHRGKIESTINNARRAIEIIEREGSLARRLWSFAPPMDRRPPHRTGETIPPSTPESKALSKALRQAGWTFVGPTTMYAFMQAVGMVNDHLVGCVRHDRVEVERRRFVSRSATA